A single genomic interval of Roseomonas aeriglobus harbors:
- a CDS encoding recombinase family protein has protein sequence MGKTRTERALGYIRVSTQRQAEGGISLANQEERLNAHYGQRGIELVDVYRDGGLSGTTDNRPGLQALFEHALRPGSGITEIGVYSFSRLFRDHYLLEHYRRKLKRAGVRIVAITQDVGQDAEGDLVRSVLSNFDEYQSRQTAKFTRDTMKRNAEAGFWNGAIPPFGYTTQIAEMRGPKAKKRLVIEPSEALQVQQIFRMKRVGIGQGPMGYKKIVCHLNASGATLRGRKWHVSNVRDILTRSTYRGKHLYGVHDTRNGIKRPEEEWQEIDAPVIIPEPEWLEVQAGIARNARHITAPTFVSGPTMLAGIAKCGHPECGNALTIATGKGGRYRYYRCSRNLRRGETVCQGTSIRDEKLESIVIEAMAERLFRPDRLQQLLANLLDDSSAAVRERQAHLKALRTERTRVEGAIQNMFDFIEQGIVSPRDADFTARLATQRTRRADLEQEILLVERQLSAADRRVTPEAIDRLGEVILTKLRSTDPTARQGYARRFIAKVVVAPNAITITGPIKPLEIAANGVSDQQALMVPSLDREWCRLQDSNL, from the coding sequence ATGGGGAAGACTCGGACTGAACGTGCACTTGGCTACATCCGGGTATCGACCCAGCGCCAGGCCGAGGGCGGGATCAGCCTCGCCAATCAGGAGGAGCGGCTCAACGCCCACTACGGCCAGCGTGGCATCGAGCTTGTCGACGTTTACCGCGACGGGGGCCTGTCTGGAACGACCGACAACCGACCGGGTCTGCAGGCACTGTTCGAACATGCGCTGCGGCCTGGCAGCGGGATTACCGAGATCGGCGTGTACAGTTTCTCGAGGCTTTTCCGCGATCACTACTTGCTTGAACATTATCGCCGTAAGCTGAAGCGCGCCGGGGTCCGCATCGTGGCAATCACGCAGGATGTGGGCCAGGACGCCGAGGGCGATCTCGTCCGGTCCGTGCTGTCCAACTTCGACGAGTATCAGTCGCGCCAGACGGCCAAGTTCACCCGCGATACGATGAAGCGCAACGCCGAAGCGGGCTTCTGGAACGGCGCGATCCCGCCGTTCGGCTACACGACCCAGATTGCCGAGATGCGCGGCCCCAAGGCGAAGAAGCGGCTCGTGATCGAGCCCTCGGAGGCGCTGCAGGTTCAGCAGATCTTCCGCATGAAGCGGGTCGGTATCGGTCAGGGACCGATGGGCTACAAGAAGATCGTTTGCCATCTGAACGCGAGCGGCGCGACCCTGCGCGGACGCAAGTGGCACGTGTCGAACGTCCGCGACATCCTCACGCGCTCCACCTACCGCGGAAAACACCTGTACGGCGTCCATGATACCCGCAACGGCATCAAGCGTCCCGAAGAAGAATGGCAGGAGATCGACGCGCCCGTCATCATCCCGGAACCCGAATGGCTCGAAGTGCAGGCCGGCATCGCCCGCAACGCCCGGCACATCACGGCGCCGACATTCGTGTCGGGGCCGACGATGCTCGCCGGCATCGCCAAATGCGGCCATCCAGAATGCGGCAATGCGCTCACCATCGCAACCGGCAAGGGCGGTCGCTATCGCTACTATCGTTGCTCCCGCAACCTGCGGCGTGGCGAGACAGTCTGCCAGGGCACGAGCATCCGCGATGAAAAGCTCGAGAGCATAGTGATTGAAGCCATGGCCGAGCGGCTGTTCCGGCCCGACCGCCTCCAGCAACTGCTCGCCAACCTGCTCGACGACAGCTCAGCGGCCGTGCGCGAGCGACAGGCCCATCTCAAGGCGCTGCGCACGGAGCGTACCCGCGTCGAAGGCGCGATTCAGAACATGTTCGACTTCATCGAGCAGGGGATCGTGTCACCGCGCGACGCCGATTTCACCGCGCGGCTCGCCACGCAACGTACGCGGCGCGCCGATCTGGAACAAGAAATCCTGCTGGTCGAGCGTCAGCTGTCCGCCGCCGACCGGCGGGTCACACCCGAGGCGATCGACCGGCTCGGCGAGGTCATCTTGACCAAGCTGCGCTCTACCGATCCGACTGCGCGGCAAGGCTACGCGCGCCGGTTCATCGCCAAAGTCGTGGTCGCGCCCAATG